A region from the Halosolutus gelatinilyticus genome encodes:
- the pheT gene encoding phenylalanine--tRNA ligase subunit beta, translated as MPTVDIDPDELRELTGREEKSDEQLKTDLFGLGLEFEGRTEGGAFELEFAPDRLDRLSVEGVARSMRYHYGDSRGVHVPSTNRAEWTIVVDDSVPDERPYVTGAVIRDVDLDEDGLDSLIQLQEKLHATMGRKRAKGAIGIHDLTMLKGSPATEGNPTIEYVGVEPEGDTFVPLDADREMTPADVLEEHQTGRTYADLVSGYERYPAIYDDIGLFSFPPVINGRRTEVSTDSRDLFVEMTGTDQWTIDKMLSIVCYALAARGATIEDVVVEYPDHELVRPDFSTKTKTVAHDRIETVLGIDLDPDEVVDLAERSGLEAERAENQDGDLVYEVTIPPYRVDVLHPLDVIDDLGRAYGFNDLEPRYPDVGTVGGRHERSRLENAARTQLVGLGFEDLLNFHMISEAENYDRLEISPGEDVYGAGEPATIKEPYSEDYTMLRTWVLPSLLMVLENNTHRAYPQDLAEIGFTAEVDERENTGVDEGRSVAAVLVSHDAGYEDAKARLQALARAFDVDLETPPTDHPTFIPGRTAGVVVDGEAVGVIGEVHPKVLVEHDLEVPVSAFEFDLDALR; from the coding sequence ATGCCCACCGTCGACATCGACCCCGACGAACTGCGCGAGCTGACCGGCCGCGAGGAGAAAAGCGACGAACAACTCAAGACGGACCTGTTCGGCCTCGGCCTCGAGTTCGAGGGGCGCACCGAGGGCGGGGCGTTCGAACTCGAGTTCGCCCCCGATCGGCTCGATCGGCTCTCCGTCGAGGGCGTGGCGCGATCGATGCGCTACCACTACGGCGATTCGCGCGGCGTTCACGTGCCCTCGACGAATCGGGCGGAGTGGACGATCGTCGTCGACGACTCCGTGCCGGACGAGCGACCGTACGTCACCGGCGCGGTGATCCGCGACGTCGACCTCGACGAGGACGGCCTGGATTCGCTGATTCAACTGCAGGAAAAACTCCACGCGACGATGGGCCGCAAGCGCGCGAAGGGCGCGATCGGGATCCACGACCTGACGATGCTGAAAGGGTCCCCGGCCACCGAGGGGAATCCGACGATCGAATACGTCGGCGTCGAACCCGAAGGAGACACGTTCGTTCCGCTCGACGCCGATCGAGAGATGACCCCGGCGGACGTGCTCGAGGAGCACCAGACGGGCCGGACGTACGCCGATCTCGTCAGCGGCTACGAGCGTTACCCAGCGATCTACGACGATATCGGGCTGTTCTCGTTCCCGCCGGTGATCAACGGCCGCCGGACCGAGGTCTCGACGGACTCGCGGGACCTGTTCGTCGAGATGACGGGCACCGACCAGTGGACGATCGACAAGATGCTTTCCATCGTCTGCTACGCGCTCGCCGCCCGCGGCGCGACGATCGAGGACGTCGTCGTGGAGTATCCGGACCACGAGCTCGTCCGGCCCGACTTCTCCACGAAGACCAAAACTGTCGCGCACGATCGCATCGAGACCGTTCTCGGGATCGACCTCGATCCCGACGAGGTCGTCGACCTGGCGGAGCGATCGGGACTCGAAGCCGAGCGGGCGGAAAACCAGGACGGCGACCTCGTCTACGAGGTGACGATCCCGCCGTACCGCGTCGACGTACTCCACCCGCTGGACGTCATCGACGACCTGGGGCGCGCCTACGGCTTCAACGACCTCGAGCCGCGCTACCCCGACGTCGGCACCGTCGGCGGCCGCCACGAGCGATCGCGCCTCGAGAACGCCGCGCGCACGCAACTCGTCGGCCTCGGCTTCGAGGACCTGCTGAACTTCCACATGATCAGCGAGGCGGAGAACTACGATCGGCTCGAGATTTCGCCCGGCGAGGACGTCTACGGCGCCGGCGAGCCCGCGACGATCAAGGAACCCTATAGCGAGGACTACACGATGCTGCGGACGTGGGTACTCCCGTCGCTGCTGATGGTGCTCGAAAACAACACCCACCGCGCGTACCCGCAGGACCTCGCCGAGATCGGCTTCACGGCCGAGGTCGACGAGCGCGAAAACACGGGCGTCGACGAGGGGCGGTCCGTGGCGGCCGTCCTCGTGAGCCACGACGCCGGCTACGAGGACGCCAAAGCGCGACTCCAGGCGCTCGCCCGCGCGTTCGACGTCGACCTCGAGACGCCGCCGACGGACCACCCGACGTTCATCCCGGGTCGGACGGCGGGCGTCGTCGTCGACGGCGAGGCGGTCGGCGTGATCGGCGAGGTGCACCCGAAGGTGCTCGTCGAACACGACCTCGAAGTACCGGTGTCGGCGTTCGAGTTCGATCTCGACGCGCTACGGTAG
- a CDS encoding phenylalanine--tRNA ligase subunit alpha, whose translation MQLPAQQVAVLEAASADEATSVDALAEATDLPPETVTGAAFELEAEGLVAVDERVDETIALTDEGRDYAADGLPEVRLHEAALDAGADADPVSMGRVIGASGLDGPQVDIALSNYARKGYGAIDSGEITADPDADPAADAEANALGVLAEKEEAPIDAIEIDDETLDQLERRGLLERSETTVREVTLTERAVTELMAGIETTETVGQVTPGLLTSGDWRDVEFAEYNVEADAERVEGGRVHILRQTAERVKDVLVGMGFREMEGPHVDADFWINDCLFMPQDHPARTHWDRFALEQPTHIDDLPEDLVDRVERAHKEGVGEDGEGYHSPWDEDFARALALRGHTTSLSTRYLSGEQIGEIEPPARFFSVEKVYRNDTLDPTHLLEFFQIEGWVMAEDLSVRDLMGTFEEFYAQFGITDIEFKPHYNPYTEPSFELFGTHPTTGELVEIGNSGIFREEMLEPLGVDCDVMAWGLALERLLMLMYGFEDIRDIHGTLCDLDLLRNTEVTY comes from the coding sequence ATGCAACTTCCAGCACAACAGGTCGCGGTCTTAGAGGCCGCGAGCGCGGACGAGGCAACGTCCGTCGACGCCCTCGCCGAGGCGACCGACCTTCCCCCGGAGACCGTCACCGGGGCCGCCTTCGAACTCGAGGCGGAGGGGCTGGTCGCGGTCGACGAGCGGGTCGACGAAACGATCGCCCTGACCGACGAGGGGCGCGACTACGCGGCGGACGGGCTTCCAGAGGTGCGACTCCACGAGGCCGCCCTCGACGCCGGCGCCGACGCCGACCCCGTCTCCATGGGGCGGGTCATCGGCGCGTCCGGACTCGACGGGCCGCAGGTCGACATCGCGTTGTCGAACTACGCCCGGAAGGGCTACGGCGCGATCGACAGCGGCGAGATCACGGCCGATCCCGACGCCGATCCCGCGGCGGACGCGGAGGCCAACGCGCTCGGCGTGCTCGCCGAGAAGGAGGAGGCGCCGATCGACGCGATCGAGATCGACGACGAGACGCTCGACCAGTTGGAGCGACGCGGCCTGCTCGAGCGATCGGAGACGACGGTCCGCGAGGTGACCCTGACCGAGCGCGCCGTCACCGAATTGATGGCGGGCATCGAGACCACCGAAACCGTCGGCCAGGTCACACCCGGACTGCTCACGAGCGGCGACTGGCGCGACGTCGAGTTCGCCGAGTACAACGTCGAGGCCGACGCCGAGCGCGTCGAGGGCGGCCGGGTCCACATCCTGCGCCAGACCGCCGAGCGCGTGAAGGACGTTCTCGTCGGCATGGGCTTCCGAGAGATGGAGGGGCCACACGTCGACGCGGACTTCTGGATCAACGACTGCCTGTTCATGCCCCAGGACCACCCCGCTCGCACGCACTGGGACCGGTTCGCCCTGGAGCAGCCGACGCACATCGACGATCTGCCCGAGGACCTCGTCGATCGCGTCGAGCGAGCCCACAAAGAGGGCGTCGGCGAGGACGGCGAGGGCTACCACTCGCCGTGGGACGAGGACTTCGCGCGTGCGCTCGCGCTTCGCGGGCACACGACCTCGCTGTCGACGCGCTACCTCTCCGGCGAGCAGATCGGCGAGATCGAACCGCCCGCGCGCTTCTTCAGCGTCGAAAAGGTCTACCGTAACGACACGCTCGATCCGACGCACCTGCTCGAGTTCTTCCAGATCGAGGGCTGGGTGATGGCCGAGGACCTCTCCGTACGCGATCTGATGGGTACCTTCGAGGAGTTCTACGCTCAGTTCGGCATCACGGACATCGAGTTCAAGCCCCACTACAACCCCTACACCGAGCCGTCGTTCGAGCTGTTCGGCACGCACCCGACGACGGGCGAACTCGTCGAGATCGGGAACTCTGGCATCTTCCGCGAGGAGATGCTCGAACCGCTCGGCGTCGACTGCGACGTGATGGCGTGGGGGCTCGCCTTAGAGCGCCTCCTAATGTTGATGTACGGCTTCGAGGACATCCGCGACATCCACGGCACGCTCTGCGACCTGGACCTACTGCGGAACACGGAGGTGACCTACTGA
- a CDS encoding DUF4097 family beta strand repeat-containing protein, protein MDSTITRRRVFLAGTVVSIGGLALGGIATGRVLDEGSDTRTTETFSETYDVAEISVATDVGPVSVIGTDRETVELVVEQRGTEGSLDRTTLSIDEGNDALDVTVEYDHTTAEWLGLTAESRPDIKTVLTVPHELEHAALETVNGAIDASALESTLAASTTKGEIDVGVETLGDGTTIETTNGDVAVAADAIEGDATFESTNGAITYALGDTTDATVTVATSSGDIALTTDRADPVRRTDTELEATVGDGTHQLQFETTSGDVTITD, encoded by the coding sequence ATGGATTCCACGATCACCCGTCGACGAGTCTTCCTTGCGGGTACGGTTGTCTCGATCGGCGGACTCGCGCTCGGCGGTATCGCGACGGGTCGGGTACTAGACGAAGGAAGTGATACGCGCACGACGGAAACGTTCAGTGAAACCTACGACGTCGCCGAGATCTCGGTCGCCACCGACGTCGGCCCCGTTTCGGTTATCGGAACCGATCGCGAGACGGTCGAACTCGTAGTCGAACAGCGCGGCACGGAGGGTTCTTTGGACCGGACCACGCTATCGATCGACGAGGGCAACGACGCCCTCGACGTAACGGTCGAATACGATCACACCACCGCGGAGTGGCTCGGGCTGACGGCCGAATCGCGACCCGACATCAAAACCGTGCTTACCGTCCCGCACGAGCTCGAGCACGCCGCCCTCGAGACGGTAAACGGAGCCATCGACGCGAGCGCTCTCGAGTCCACCCTCGCCGCGAGCACCACGAAGGGCGAGATCGACGTCGGCGTCGAGACGCTCGGCGACGGCACGACGATCGAGACGACCAATGGCGACGTCGCGGTCGCTGCGGACGCGATCGAGGGCGACGCCACGTTCGAGTCGACGAACGGGGCGATCACCTACGCGCTCGGCGATACTACCGACGCGACCGTGACGGTCGCGACCAGCAGCGGCGACATCGCGCTCACCACGGATCGTGCGGATCCCGTCAGGCGGACCGACACCGAACTCGAGGCGACCGTCGGCGACGGAACCCATCAACTGCAGTTCGAAACGACGAGCGGCGACGTGACGATCACCGACTAA
- a CDS encoding non-histone chromosomal MC1 family protein, with protein sequence MVREDGKRNFALRGSDGEESSVFSGNTPRQAALKAARRLEPGSSENQAERVELRLREKGTDKVHIYDGWAWEETAPDDKPDWMPNEITEANVSKKGIEHLEE encoded by the coding sequence ATGGTACGTGAAGACGGGAAACGGAACTTTGCACTGCGCGGATCGGACGGCGAAGAGTCGAGCGTCTTTTCGGGGAACACGCCACGGCAGGCCGCACTCAAGGCGGCCCGCCGGCTCGAACCCGGATCGAGCGAAAACCAGGCCGAGCGCGTCGAGCTTCGGCTACGAGAGAAAGGAACCGACAAAGTCCACATCTACGACGGCTGGGCATGGGAGGAGACCGCTCCCGACGACAAGCCGGACTGGATGCCAAACGAGATCACGGAGGCGAACGTCTCCAAGAAGGGGATCGAGCACCTCGAGGAGTGA
- the pheA gene encoding prephenate dehydratase — protein sequence MSAVTLGPKGTYSHRAATAIADGDAIEFRQSVTSIVDAVASEDHDRGVIPIENSIEGSVTESLDALAGYDVAVVREIVTPIRHALLAQGPKFDTIASHSQALAQCRTYLEREYPNATLEAVASTAQGVEYARDDPSVAGIGHPANAENGTTLDVLAEDIQDQDSNATRFFALAPAEERSKGGGKTSLVVYPNANYPGLLLELLEPFADRDINLTRVESRPSGRRLGDYVFHVDIEAGLYEARTNEAIADLEDLAEKGWVRKLGSYDTEHVVE from the coding sequence ATGTCTGCAGTCACGCTTGGGCCGAAGGGCACGTACTCCCACCGGGCGGCGACCGCGATCGCCGACGGCGACGCGATCGAGTTCCGCCAGTCGGTGACGTCGATCGTCGACGCCGTCGCCAGCGAGGACCACGATCGCGGCGTCATCCCGATCGAAAATAGCATCGAGGGAAGCGTCACGGAGAGCTTAGACGCCCTCGCGGGGTACGACGTCGCGGTCGTCCGCGAGATCGTCACCCCGATCAGGCACGCCCTCCTCGCCCAGGGGCCGAAGTTCGACACGATCGCCAGCCACTCCCAGGCGCTAGCGCAGTGTCGCACCTACCTCGAGCGGGAGTACCCGAACGCCACGCTCGAGGCAGTCGCGAGCACGGCCCAGGGCGTCGAATACGCCCGCGACGATCCCTCCGTGGCGGGAATCGGCCATCCGGCGAACGCCGAGAACGGAACCACCCTCGACGTGCTGGCCGAGGACATCCAGGACCAAGACTCGAACGCGACCCGCTTCTTCGCGCTCGCGCCCGCCGAGGAGCGATCGAAAGGCGGCGGCAAGACCTCGCTGGTCGTCTACCCGAACGCCAACTATCCGGGCCTGCTGCTCGAACTCCTCGAACCGTTCGCCGATCGGGACATCAACCTGACCCGCGTCGAGTCGCGTCCCAGCGGCCGCCGGCTCGGGGACTACGTGTTCCACGTCGACATCGAGGCCGGTCTCTACGAGGCCCGGACGAACGAGGCGATCGCAGATCTCGAGGACCTGGCCGAGAAGGGCTGGGTCCGCAAACTCGGCTCGTACGACACCGAACACGTCGTCGAATAA
- a CDS encoding M14 family metallopeptidase, whose protein sequence is MAQEPRRPRSTDRTAPTDDPAVRDADFEDSPVDRRTFLRLSAATGAALALPGTATADVSGDPLTDEYQFVVNHTPDEYEAPTVIEFATQDALEAFADEYEEEPDPELSRAPKAITRESPTPAAHAHLTADEVADVLEMEGVETMDFSPGANPWWTLEEEPYADGVFPPVEEAREFVSYRETAQGLAHLEETHPDRVRVHSLESSPGWPNLYTGEDPDPQDIYVVDVANDVRGADSFAEKEKVVYSLSIHGDERAGVEAGSRLVEDLARGEADDLEGLLDEIAFVFVFTNPDGWVSRKPQFEIPWGDTQTNFRRGNASFVDGSPIDTNRQYPTMGWVDPAFWPAEPEDAPEVRPGYEEEGLGYEDVVPDALAIVDHFRGYENVEYLCDYHGMYTADHMVFNLETNAPFDHAGTHDLDEVNIRIGEGMQDEWGGIDAIADDVAAAGEEQYGFPVVPDGDSFGGLFDWGTIYDSLAYQVTGAFLGWAGQPEEFGGLGAITVAPEIVLANHFPDARIEWKPYAERHLVTAYRISMREYAEMTAADTSATVATGGQDTAYVTSSDLTRSSADLPYSDEHPGKGRGSGRDRAAEVRRRHDVVKPGPGDRSSVGTQTTAASRSLSIHLSGVAGATDGAVRVRDPAGTVVHELDLAERSVPDAPGRPHDFEGWYVHRPEAGEWEIEVESDAEIEVDVTILDSDAGYPNPEEVLGYEQREYTVNPMQFFADLEPFLEDGRMDGLRVHDARIGRLLRGNSGKRRYDTLVVSHDGGIDNPWYVAAIELFVKAGGGLVLTDAGVRLLGELDVGDAAAIDPEDVETIEVQFANLDNRDFDHPLLDGIRPRQQEMWKGSQLGYTTGVDQPATVVDRDAFVEAGGDIAGTTGGDDRVSAGTLTAGDAEINVLGSILPPAQQTVLHPFGMADYAVSFMGHTLLCNALGFEQRRYVDGELVRTYGEIR, encoded by the coding sequence ATGGCACAGGAACCACGCCGTCCCCGATCGACCGATCGTACCGCCCCCACCGACGACCCCGCCGTCCGAGACGCGGACTTCGAGGACAGTCCCGTCGACCGACGGACGTTCCTCCGGCTCTCGGCCGCGACGGGCGCCGCGCTCGCGCTCCCCGGTACCGCGACCGCCGACGTCTCCGGGGATCCGCTGACCGACGAGTATCAGTTCGTCGTCAACCACACGCCCGACGAGTACGAAGCACCGACCGTCATCGAGTTCGCGACGCAGGATGCGCTCGAGGCCTTCGCGGACGAGTACGAGGAGGAACCCGATCCCGAGCTGTCACGGGCGCCGAAGGCGATCACCCGCGAGTCGCCGACGCCGGCCGCGCACGCCCACCTCACCGCCGACGAGGTCGCCGACGTGCTCGAGATGGAAGGCGTCGAGACGATGGACTTCTCGCCCGGCGCGAACCCGTGGTGGACACTCGAGGAGGAACCCTATGCCGACGGCGTCTTCCCGCCGGTCGAAGAGGCGCGAGAGTTCGTCTCGTACCGGGAGACCGCGCAGGGACTCGCACACCTCGAGGAAACGCACCCCGATCGCGTGCGCGTACACTCCCTCGAGTCGTCGCCGGGGTGGCCCAACCTGTACACCGGGGAGGATCCCGATCCGCAGGACATCTACGTCGTCGACGTCGCGAACGACGTCCGGGGCGCCGACTCGTTCGCCGAGAAGGAGAAAGTGGTCTACTCCCTCTCGATCCACGGCGACGAGCGCGCGGGCGTCGAAGCCGGCAGTCGACTCGTCGAGGACCTCGCCCGCGGCGAGGCGGACGACCTCGAGGGGCTGCTCGACGAGATCGCGTTCGTCTTCGTGTTCACGAACCCCGACGGTTGGGTTTCGCGCAAGCCGCAGTTCGAGATCCCGTGGGGCGACACGCAGACGAACTTCCGGCGCGGGAACGCGAGTTTCGTCGACGGAAGCCCGATCGACACCAACCGACAGTATCCGACGATGGGGTGGGTCGATCCGGCGTTCTGGCCCGCCGAACCCGAGGACGCACCCGAGGTCCGTCCCGGGTACGAAGAGGAAGGACTGGGATACGAGGACGTCGTCCCGGACGCACTCGCGATCGTCGACCACTTCCGCGGGTACGAGAACGTCGAGTACCTCTGTGACTACCACGGGATGTACACCGCGGATCACATGGTGTTCAACCTCGAGACGAACGCGCCGTTCGATCACGCCGGCACCCACGACTTGGACGAGGTCAACATCCGCATCGGTGAGGGAATGCAGGACGAGTGGGGAGGCATCGACGCGATCGCAGACGACGTCGCTGCTGCGGGCGAGGAGCAGTACGGGTTCCCGGTCGTTCCGGACGGCGACAGCTTCGGCGGTCTCTTCGACTGGGGGACGATCTACGACTCGCTTGCCTACCAGGTGACCGGCGCGTTCCTCGGCTGGGCGGGCCAGCCCGAGGAGTTCGGCGGCCTCGGCGCCATCACCGTCGCGCCCGAGATCGTCCTCGCGAACCACTTCCCCGACGCCCGGATCGAGTGGAAGCCGTACGCCGAGCGCCACCTGGTCACGGCCTACCGCATCTCGATGCGCGAGTACGCCGAGATGACCGCCGCCGACACCAGCGCGACCGTCGCGACCGGCGGCCAGGACACTGCCTACGTCACGTCCAGCGACCTCACCAGATCGTCGGCCGACCTCCCGTACTCCGACGAGCACCCCGGAAAGGGCCGCGGTTCCGGCCGGGACCGCGCCGCCGAGGTTCGCCGCCGTCACGACGTCGTCAAACCCGGCCCCGGCGATCGATCGAGCGTCGGGACGCAGACCACCGCCGCGTCCCGTTCGCTGTCGATCCACCTCTCCGGCGTCGCCGGTGCGACCGACGGCGCCGTCCGCGTCAGGGATCCCGCCGGCACCGTCGTCCACGAGCTCGATCTCGCCGAACGGTCGGTACCCGACGCTCCGGGACGGCCGCACGATTTCGAGGGGTGGTACGTCCACCGTCCGGAAGCGGGGGAGTGGGAGATCGAGGTCGAGAGCGACGCCGAAATCGAGGTCGACGTGACGATCCTGGACAGCGACGCCGGCTATCCGAACCCCGAGGAGGTACTCGGCTACGAACAGCGCGAGTACACCGTCAACCCGATGCAGTTCTTCGCCGACCTCGAACCCTTCCTCGAAGACGGGCGGATGGACGGCCTGCGGGTTCACGACGCGCGCATCGGCCGGCTGCTCCGCGGAAACTCCGGGAAACGCCGGTACGACACGCTCGTCGTCTCGCACGACGGCGGGATCGACAATCCGTGGTACGTCGCGGCGATCGAGTTGTTCGTCAAGGCCGGCGGCGGCCTCGTGCTAACTGATGCGGGCGTGCGCCTGCTGGGTGAACTCGACGTCGGCGACGCCGCCGCGATCGATCCCGAGGACGTCGAGACGATCGAGGTTCAGTTCGCGAACCTCGATAACCGGGACTTCGACCATCCGCTGCTCGACGGCATCCGACCGAGACAACAGGAGATGTGGAAGGGATCGCAACTCGGCTACACCACGGGCGTGGACCAGCCGGCGACCGTCGTCGATCGCGACGCGTTCGTCGAGGCCGGCGGCGACATCGCCGGAACCACCGGCGGCGACGATCGCGTCAGCGCCGGGACGCTGACGGCGGGGGACGCCGAGATCAACGTCCTCGGCTCGATCTTGCCGCCGGCCCAGCAGACGGTCCTCCACCCGTTCGGGATGGCCGATTACGCCGTTTCGTTCATGGGTCACACGCTGCTCTGTAACGCGCTCGGCTTCGAGCAGCGGCGGTACGTCGACGGCGAACTGGTGCGCACCTACGGCGAGATCCGGTAG
- a CDS encoding tryptophan--tRNA ligase — MTGDDRLEESESAEPRFREPVTDGGERSSSDRRSGGGAAGADGEGSEIPRADGGAVDDVALDPWGSSSVSDYRKLFEEFGIEEFEDILPEVPTPHYLMRRGVIFGHRDYDPIARALQNGDPAAVLSGFMPTGDPHIGHKLVFDEIIWHQRRGADAYALIADLEAHSARGLSWAEIDEHARNYLLSLLALGFDPEDGELYRQSTNREVQDLAFELGIEANFSELGAIYGFDGETDVSHMQSVVTQMADILYPQLDEPKPTVIPVGPDQDPHVRLARDLAERMRFFKVSEAYASFELDDEERALVADFHDRLDPADFDDDDLRCVHVAEAIEGTPLEDLGVGADALGSLLTKLEEAGMEPVRPRTRFFDRRATDEAFDALIAAIDGEKRVYESHVDAFDLDLDEAAELAREIEVENGGYGFLPPSSIYHRFMTGLTGGKMSSSIPASHISLLDDPEDGYDKVKAATTGGRETAEEQRELGGRADECPVYELYAYLLAGDDDEFAKRVYDECVGGERLCGDCKEQAAQLMKEFLAEHQEKREEVADLLEEADIELESPRAR; from the coding sequence ATGACCGGAGACGATCGGCTCGAGGAGTCCGAGTCAGCGGAACCGCGATTCAGGGAACCGGTGACTGATGGCGGTGAGCGATCCTCGTCGGATCGAAGATCCGGCGGCGGGGCTGCAGGCGCCGACGGCGAGGGATCGGAGATTCCTCGAGCAGACGGCGGAGCCGTCGACGACGTCGCGCTCGATCCGTGGGGTTCCTCTAGCGTCTCCGACTACCGCAAACTGTTCGAGGAGTTCGGCATCGAGGAGTTCGAAGACATCCTCCCCGAGGTGCCGACCCCTCACTACCTGATGCGCCGCGGGGTCATCTTCGGCCACCGCGACTACGACCCGATCGCCCGGGCCTTGCAGAACGGCGACCCCGCGGCCGTCCTCTCCGGATTTATGCCCACCGGCGACCCGCACATCGGGCACAAACTCGTCTTCGACGAGATCATTTGGCACCAGCGGCGGGGTGCCGACGCCTACGCGCTGATCGCCGACCTCGAAGCGCACTCCGCCCGCGGGCTGTCCTGGGCGGAGATCGACGAGCACGCGCGCAACTATCTGCTCTCGCTGCTCGCGCTCGGCTTCGATCCCGAAGACGGGGAACTCTACCGACAGTCAACCAACCGCGAGGTACAGGATCTGGCGTTCGAACTGGGGATCGAAGCGAACTTCTCCGAGCTAGGGGCGATCTACGGCTTCGACGGCGAGACCGACGTCTCGCACATGCAGTCGGTCGTCACCCAGATGGCCGACATCCTCTACCCCCAACTCGACGAGCCGAAGCCGACCGTCATCCCCGTCGGCCCGGACCAGGACCCCCACGTTCGGCTGGCGCGGGACCTCGCCGAACGGATGCGCTTTTTCAAAGTGAGCGAGGCCTACGCCAGCTTCGAACTCGACGACGAGGAGCGCGCGCTCGTCGCGGACTTCCACGATCGGCTCGATCCCGCCGATTTCGACGACGACGATCTGCGCTGCGTCCACGTCGCGGAGGCGATCGAGGGGACGCCCCTCGAAGACCTCGGCGTCGGCGCGGACGCGCTCGGATCGCTCCTGACGAAACTCGAGGAGGCCGGCATGGAGCCGGTTCGACCCCGAACCCGCTTTTTCGATCGCCGAGCGACCGACGAGGCGTTCGACGCGCTTATAGCGGCGATCGACGGCGAGAAGCGCGTCTACGAGAGTCACGTCGACGCCTTCGACCTCGACCTCGACGAGGCCGCGGAGCTCGCCCGGGAGATCGAGGTCGAAAACGGCGGCTACGGCTTCCTGCCGCCGTCATCGATTTACCACCGCTTCATGACCGGCCTGACAGGCGGCAAGATGTCCTCGTCGATCCCCGCCAGCCACATCTCCTTGCTCGACGATCCCGAGGACGGCTACGACAAGGTGAAGGCGGCGACGACCGGCGGCCGCGAGACCGCCGAGGAGCAACGCGAACTCGGCGGCCGCGCCGACGAGTGTCCCGTCTACGAACTGTACGCCTACCTCTTGGCCGGCGACGACGACGAGTTCGCAAAGCGGGTCTACGACGAATGCGTCGGCGGCGAACGCCTCTGTGGCGACTGCAAGGAACAGGCCGCCCAGCTCATGAAAGAGTTCCTCGCGGAGCACCAGGAGAAACGCGAGGAGGTCGCCGATCTGCTGGAAGAAGCCGACATCGAACTCGAATCGCCGCGCGCGAGGTAG
- a CDS encoding methylated-DNA--[protein]-cysteine S-methyltransferase — MHVRLFDRELEIDESRIDEDEATIREQLREYEAGQRSTFDLAVDYPDDFTGTVMRAMDRIPCGETRTYGDLATDLETAPIAIGQACGRNPIPVVVPCHRVVGADSLTGYGGGLGLKRALLAHEGAAIPEPGRTR; from the coding sequence ATGCACGTTCGGCTATTCGACCGCGAACTGGAGATCGACGAGTCGCGGATCGACGAGGACGAGGCGACGATCCGCGAGCAACTGCGGGAGTACGAGGCCGGGCAGCGATCGACGTTCGACCTCGCCGTCGACTATCCCGACGACTTCACGGGAACCGTGATGCGCGCGATGGACCGGATTCCCTGCGGCGAAACCCGTACCTACGGCGACCTCGCGACCGACCTCGAGACGGCGCCGATCGCGATCGGTCAGGCCTGCGGTCGGAATCCGATCCCCGTCGTCGTCCCCTGCCACCGCGTGGTCGGCGCGGATTCGCTCACCGGGTACGGCGGCGGCCTGGGCCTGAAACGAGCCCTGCTCGCCCACGAGGGAGCCGCGATTCCGGAGCCGGGTCGCACGCGGTGA
- a CDS encoding DUF5518 domain-containing protein has product MVNTDPDDESDVSDDHTDDRTTDRSVDRTDSDRRPTAVNGLLGGLLALFLFSLVSFAPLFGGLVSGYLEGDDLTEGAVVGAFAGAIAAAVVAVGLFLTNGLVPEFFPESVLFGPLYVVVFATGGGAIGSYLNDELGDEIGRY; this is encoded by the coding sequence ATGGTCAACACCGATCCGGACGACGAATCCGACGTCAGTGACGATCACACCGATGACCGCACTACCGATCGGTCCGTCGACCGGACCGACTCCGATCGGCGGCCGACGGCCGTCAACGGGCTGCTCGGTGGCCTCCTCGCGCTGTTTCTGTTCTCGCTCGTCTCCTTCGCGCCGCTGTTCGGCGGGCTCGTTTCGGGCTATCTCGAAGGGGACGATCTCACGGAGGGCGCAGTTGTCGGCGCGTTCGCCGGTGCGATCGCGGCCGCTGTGGTAGCGGTCGGCCTGTTCCTCACTAACGGACTCGTTCCCGAATTCTTCCCCGAATCCGTGCTGTTCGGCCCGCTCTACGTCGTCGTGTTCGCGACTGGCGGCGGCGCGATCGGGTCGTACCTCAACGACGAACTCGGCGACGAGATCGGTCGGTACTGA